A single genomic interval of Equus quagga isolate Etosha38 chromosome 19, UCLA_HA_Equagga_1.0, whole genome shotgun sequence harbors:
- the LOC124230459 gene encoding ADP-ribosylation factor-like protein 6-interacting protein 1, with protein sequence MAEGDNRSTNLLAAETASLEEQLQGWGEVMLMADKVFRWERGWFPPAIMGVVSLVFLTIYYLDPSVLSGVSCFVMFLCLADYLVPILAPRIFGSNKWTTEQQQRFHEICSNLVKTRRRAVGCWRRLFTLKEEKPKMYFMTMIISLAAVAWVGQQVHSLLLTYLIVTFILLLPGLNQRGIISKYIGMAKREINKLLKQKEKENE encoded by the coding sequence ATGGCGGAGGGAGATAATCGCAGCACCAACCTACTGGCTGCAGAGACTGCAAGTCTGGAAGAGCAGCTGCAAGGATGGGGAGAAGTGATGCTGATGGCTGATAAAGTCTTCCGATGGGAAAGAGGCTGGTTTCCACCTGCTATCATGGGTGTGGTTTCTTTGGTGTTTCTGACTATCTACTATCTAGATCCATCTGTTCTGTCCggtgtttcctgttttgttatgtttttgtgCTTGGCTGACTACCTTGTTCCCATTCTGGCGCCTAGAATTTTCGGCTCCAATAAATGGACCACTGAGCAACAGCAAAGATTCCATGAAATTTGCAGCAATCTAGTCAAAACTCGACGCAGAGCTGTGGGCTGTTGGAGACGCCTGTTCACACTGAAGGAGGAAAAGCCTAAAATGTACTTCATGACCATGATCATTTCTCTCGCTGCGGTTGCTTGGGTGGGACAGCAAGTCCACAGCCTTCTTCTCACCTACCTGATAGTGACTTTCATACTGTTGCTTCCTGGGCTAAACCAACGTGGAATCATTTCGAAGTACATTGGAATGGCCAAAAGGGAGATAAACAAGCTgctcaaacagaaagaaaaggaaaacgaATAA